Sequence from the Panicum virgatum strain AP13 chromosome 5N, P.virgatum_v5, whole genome shotgun sequence genome:
GCCCCCGACGCCCCCCCTCAGTCCGCTCCCCCCTCACTCGCGCCAGGTCCGCCGCCAGGATGCCCCATCCGGCGCTCGACCCCGGCAAGCTGCCCGCGGCGCGCGGCTAGCCGGTCAGACGCGCCGGTAAGCTACCGGCCCCGACCGGTTAGCCGCCTGGGAAGCTCGGTTTACTGGCCCGGAGAGGCGGTAAACCGGCCACTAGCGGCGGTAAGCCGCACCCAGATAAGGTTTTCCCCCCTCTGATTTAgagtattagatgatttgttttagaatttaggtgtatgacttaggtGTATTTAGAATGTATGTAAGATTTATTTGTATTAGATGTTTTTTTACACTATGTAGTAGGATTTAGGTAAATTTGATTTAGatgtattagatgatttttgacaTTATGACTTAGgagttagaatattagatgatatgtttttgttgttcatgtatgcagatagacaatggcaagcagagatgttgtatgagaacacggtgaaaatctttatcccggatggcgatgcaactattgtcgtacgcagaaagggggaggtggtgcgactagattgaaacaacatttggctgggcgcggggcagaggtggtccattgcaggaatgtgccacctgatgtgcggaacttctttcagcgtgacattgatagggcaaagaagacaactgctgaccgggctcgagagaggttgagacgggagaagtCTGCAGCGGAGGAAAACTATtccggtgatgaagaagatgaggaggctcaggtgcagcATGCCATGGAATCTATCGAGAGCAGAAGCAGAGTTCcgacggggggtggaacagagagaAGGTGCATACAAgcgtggagggggtagtggttcgacgagggggaatgcTATACAGAGGATATTTCGAAGGGCCACTTCGCAGAAggagagtcctgtggtggaggactataacttggcagctggtgggagaagaggaatgacgcaaccaaggattgatacaTGTTCTtggacgcagaagggtaagaatgcaaaggaagctattggtaaagtttggtcaaaatttttccatattgcaggagtacGTGGAAGACAGGCTGGCAGTCCATACTTTGTTAGCGCGGTcagggagacacagaagtggggtaAATTTTCTTTCATTGGAATGACACATATGAGCTTATATTCTTGTATCTCATAATTTTCATatggttgcaggtgaaggtatcgcatcacctactggacgggatattgatggcaagtaccttgattAGAACGAGCAACACTTGAAGATgaggtacgtaaagtttcagaaagactggcccttatttggcgtcacgttgatgtgtgattcatggactggcccgacgaggatgagtgtcatcaattttttgatatattgcaatggaGTCATGTGGTTCCATAAGTCTATTGATGCGAGTGAAAGAACTCAAGATGCTGAATATTTGCTCAAGGTAGCCCCTAAATATGTTCCATTCACATTGAGTATGTTTTGACATGTTACTAAACAATCTGTCTTTGTTTGCAGGAGATTTGaaaggtggtggaagagattggaccggagaatATCGTGCACGTAGTCACCGATAACGACTCGAACTACACGAAAGCATGCAAGGAACTACTAAGTGAGGTGTATGAACACATAGTTTGGacaccttgtctagcacacaccgtcaatttgatgttgaaggatatagctcgaaggccTGAACATGTTGTTATGATCAAGCAGTAcaagcgaatttcaaattggttacacaatcatggtcagttgaataTAATGATAAAGAAcgcaatcggtggtgagttggtcaagtggaatgctactcgatttggaaccaactacatgttcctagagagcatatatcggaaacgtgatcgtttcatgcagtggatggcatctactgagttcCAACACAGCAAATGGGCGAATACCGAAGATGGTAGATTTACTGATGCAAATTTTGCAAGTatggagtggtgggatgcattgaaatatatcatcgacacgGTTCAATCAATATACAAGTTCCTCCGCTTCGCTAATCAGGACAAGAGGCCCAACATGTGCGAAGTCGTGATGGCCTACCAGACTATGAAACGGGAGCTGcggtctttctttggaacaaatgttTTCACACTGAAGGAGTATATTGAGGTGGTGGACGAGAGGTTGGGTGACGTGTTCATAGGCATGTATGTGGGTCCAGGTAAACACACACGAGTCATCTATTTTTAAGCTCTATTAACCTTatgcttatttgaagtgatttatattttgcagctgctgtcctaaatccgaggtatgCATATACGATGGATCCAACTCAAGAAATATTTCGTGGACTCAAGGATACATTTCAGCGCATGACGGATCTCCAGAGCGCCGTGCAGACATTGCAGGAGCTTGTCgtgtttcggcagaaggttGGCGAGTTTGGCAGTGAAATGGTAATGCGGATGGCGATGGACCcaaagacatccccatgtaagagttaCTCCGTACGACATTGTTGTTTTCTCTATTCGaatatattgcttacatacacggttgcacatgcagcatcctggtggatgatgttcggatcaagcactccaaagctgcagtaccttgccatgcggcttgtttcacaatattgttcgtccagtggatgcgagcggaactggagtacttttgccttgctgcatacaatGGTTCTCAAtcggttgtcgcacaagaaacttaacaAGCTTGTCTATGTTAACTACAACTTTCATctccgacttgaggaggtctccggcccaccgatgcgtgaagaaggtaatttcattgaccagctggcccatctttctttctatgatgagaataatccggtgcgggaatggatggaatatggtagatctaaccgggctccagttctggacgaggatgatgatgacggtgACATCCCTCTCTCGtcccatattgtcagagatcaaataaacctGTCAGATTTACGTGAAGCTACGGGGGATGATTCCATCAGCAATTGGGCACGTAAAAATGTGGGTGACgctcacctagggaagaggaAGTTGCAGAAGGGGCATACGAAGGGTGACCCGAAGCgtcgaaaaggcaaaggaatAGCAAAATTagtgagcagcgacaccgagactgatgatggcgaaggtgagcgtagtcctccgTATCAGGAGTCCAAGGATAGCAGCTCGaccgatgatggtgatgatagtgacggtgctgatgctgctgctgctgctggtggtagtggtagtggtgctggtggtgctgctggtggtagtggtggtgctcgtggtgttcgtttcacaggtatacattgcacATACAAATGCACACATATTTCTGATTATGAGTATTGAGTACTAATTATGATgtatggttgattgcaggggagactcagttcacacatgctactcaggacactGACCATGGAGTaccgcaatcgcagaggagaacGGTTGGACCGATGGACTACGACACTCCACAGTACTCTTCTTCCGCCTACAGCGATTCCTCGCGGTCTTTTCACTACTccattcctgacatcagcatgcagccaccaACGAGGTGGGTGTACGAATAGGAAGACCctcatttttacactatgttagtttaggaatggcagacaacatcggcgtggacgggccaaacttggcaacactacaaggttgagctgcttagagtgcgaggtatcgtTGTGATGTCCACTGCCGAATACCAAACTGCGTCCCAAATGGAGgtcttcccattcctacgttgaacttttaTTTGATGTGTATAAATGTATGACtcggtatttgtatgcacgcttattactattgtatttgtatacatGATTATAAATTATTACTTTGGTGTGGTCATTTACATTAATATGTGCATAGCTCATGTcgaaatttccttttatttcacaccgggaAACCACTTTTAATCGTCGGAAAATATCATTAACTCAACGATAAActggccaaaccggccggtaaaccggtccgaACCTATAGCACTCCGacttttgaatttaaatttgaattcaatcggTTTGAATCGATTTCCAATCAAATCGGTCTGGTATACTAGAACCGGACcccgccggtttgaccggaccggtcggatttgtaaaccctACACCAGACCACCACCCGGCCAGGCCCACCACCGTGTGGGGAGCGCGGGGCGGCAAAGCAGAAAGGCAGTgggaaaaaattgaaaaaaaaacacacacacacacacggagTGCCCGGCTGCCCGCCCCGCTTTTCATGGCGTGGCGTGAGCGCCGTTGCAAGGCAAAGCCCCTGCCTCCTGCCTGCCTCCTGCCACCTGAACCCCTCACCCCCCGTCCGAGCGCCGTTACGGGGGCGCCCCGCGACGGAACGGATAGGTGCGGTCAACCCACCCCGCCCCACCACCGCAGGGGCGGATAAACAAACCCAGCGCCCCTGCTCACTGTCCTCTTCATTcggttcctcttcctcctccctcccctgcccctcctcctcgtcTCACCTTCCCCGCCTGCTCTTCGCGTGCGCCGCGGCAGCGCAGCCGTGGCCCGTGGAGGACGGACAGCCCGGGGACGCTCGGGGCTCGTGCGGGGTGCACTGATCTGCGGCCTGCGTGCCCCCGGTGGCGGGGCGGGCCGGCGTCGGCTTCGAGGAATGTGAGTTCCTGTTTCGCAACTTGGGGGTGCTGTGGTTCCGGTTCTCTTCTGATCTTCATAGGTTTTGGGGGGATTTGTCTGGTCCGGCGGTGTGTGTGGGCGAGTGCCGAGTGGCGTTGCGGTGGACGTGGCGTCCTGGGGGGCGTTCATGGCCAGATCGGTACATGGTTTGAGCTGATTCGGTGCATACAGCGTTGTCCAGGGCAGATTTCGGGGAGGAATCTGGACTTCTAGGGGGGTTTTCTTCACTAGTCTTCGTCCTCTTAGCTTTGCCGGTTACATTGCGTGGTTGACGAGCGAAACCTTTCGATCTCAACGCGTTTACCGTGCGTATTTCGAGTCCAAATTTATACCAACTTGCATATATGAAACTAAAGTTAAAATTTCCTGGAAGGAAATAATGAGGAAACTGGATCCTGGTAGTTTGTACGTTGGTACGGTATCGTTGGTCCAGTACATCCCTGTATTTCCTTCGCGAAATGCTATCTCAACTAGCGACTGTCTTTAATATTGttctggtggctggtgctgtgTCTTACAGAAGTTCCCATGGGAATTTGGCAATTATATGTGCCTGTGTTCCTTAAAGCCCAGATTTCTTGGGTTTAAAGTGATGCTCCGTACCTAATATAGGTTGTGTAGTCAAAGTCAAAAGTCCCCGCGTGCATCCCGAGCCATTATAGATTTGGAATCAGATTTGGTTTCTAGTTAGGCTATGCACGGTTCTTATGATGTCAATGTTGAATCAACTTTTAGTTGTGATGATGCGACCATATGTCAACTAAATTCAATCATGTTAAGTTTCATTCTCACATTAATTCTTTTGTTTTTTGCAGGTGCAGATTGTAGCAGCTGTTTCTTCTGCATATGCACTTTGTATTGTTGATATCATTTCAAAGGAGGTACTGTAAGACTTATTCTCTGTCCATCTCCTATCCAGCGCAATTTTTGAGAACGTTGTAGTTAGTAACCCTTGTTTGTTTTCCATTGTCAGGCCATAGTCTCCTGGATTTTGTATGCCTTGTTATCTGGAATTGGTTACCGTAGATGTCATTTCGTAGCATAGTCCGTGATGTTAGGGATGGCTTCGGCAGCTTGTCCAGACGCAGCTTTGAGGTGACCCTCGCAAGCATTTATGGCCTTACCGGGCATCACAAAGGGAAGACCCATAGCTCATCGCATGAACTCGATGACTCGCCTTCCATAATCCGAGAAAGCCGCTGGGCAAGCCTACCTCCTGAACTCATCCGTGATATAATACGGAGACTCGAGGCTGACGAGAGCACCTGGCCAGCACGGAAGCATGTTGTTTGCTTTGCAGCTGTTTGTAGGACATGGAGGGAAATGTGTAAAGAGATTGTGTTGAGCCCAGAGTTTTGTGGGAAGCTCACCTTCCCTGTGTCTCTAAAACAGGTAAAGGGAAAAGGAACTCACCTCCTTCGGTTTGAGTAGTCTTGAGCTGAATGCTATTGCGAATTTACTCCAAACCATGAGCAGCAGATATCTTTCTTGTCCTTCATACAGTTCTTGTTTCTTTGACAGCCTGGTCCCCGAGAAGGAAATACAATGATTCAATGCTTTATAAAGAGGAATAAGTCAAAATCTACCTACCATCTCTACCTGTGCCTTAGCAATGGTATGTTGTCTGCTTTGCACACTTCAAATTTCAATAGCACTGTTCATAAGTTTTCCTTGCTTGAGTGCTTGATTTTGCTGTTACATCTCATATCATGCAAACCTTTTCACAGTTGTTACTTCAGAAAGTGGAAAATTCCTCTTATCGGCTAGAAGACACCGGAAGGCCACATGCACAGAGTACACTATATCAATGGATTCTGGCAGCACCTCAAGATCAAGCAGAACCTACATTGGAAAAATAAGGTAAACATGACGTTTATGAAAGGTATGCACttcgtttttttttgttcttttgaaAGTTTAACAAGCCTAGTATTGCCAATTTTCAGGTCGAACTTCCTTGGCacaaaatttttaatttatGATACACAGGCCCCCTATAATGGGGCTGTAGTTCCTCCTGTTGGAAGGACCAGTAGGAGGTTCAACTCCACAAAAGTCTCTCCGAAGTTGCCTTCTGTTAGTTACAACATCGCTCAGGTGTCATATGAGCTAAACGTCCTTGGCACAAGAGGTCCAAGGCGGATGCGTTGCATCATGCACTCCATACCCGCCTCATCAGTGGAGCCAGGTGGCATAGTACCAGGACAGCCGGAGCAGATTGTACCTCGAGCTCTGGAGGACTCATTCCGCAGCACAGCTTCATTTTCGCAGTCATTCCGTAGCACAACCTCATTGTCCAAGTCCATCATGGACTCGTCCATGGATTTCAATAGCGCTCGCTTCTCCGACATTGCTGGCAGCAGTGCTCGCTTCTCGGGCATTGGCAGCAGTGCTTGTATCTCGGGCATTGCTAGCGGCAGATTGGATCACCACGAGGACAGTGAAATCAAGGAGAGGCCACTGGTTCTTCGTAATAAGCCACCTAGGTGGCATGAACAGCTCCAGTGCTGGTGTCTCAACTTCCGTGGCCGTGTGACAATCGCATCGGTGAAGAACTTCCAGCTGATTGCCGCAACAACCCCACCACCCGCAGGTGCTCCAACTCCCTCGCAGCCTACTCCAGATCCTGACAAAGTGATTCTACAGTTTGGAAAAGTGGCAAGGGATATGTTCACGATGGACTATCGCTACCCCCTCTCGGCTTTCCAGGCGTTTGCTATCTGTCTGAGCAGCTTTGATACAAAATTGGCCTGTGAATAAACGGAGAACAAAGGTAAAAGAGAACGCAGATGCCCTGGCGATCGGCCCTCGGTATCTCTTTGCATTTCCAGTGGTGTTTTCTTGGTTGTAATTGTTCTTGCTTGCTTGCTGTAGCCGTGAAGTGGACCTATGTGGGATGCATGTATTGTTGGCCCCCCTCTCCCCAATTGATTACAAGTTCCATTAGGACATGTTACCCGATCTGTAATATACTTGCAGTGGCATTGCCACATGATAAGAAAGTTCCAATCGGTGATTGTACATGCATGGTTTCAGAAAAGATAGCAGCAAATAAAGCTCGGTACGGTGCGCATTTTTCGCTCGTCTCTGGATTGGCTATGCCGTTTAAAGTCCGCTGCATCTCGTCCTGTGCCTGGAGAAGTGTGTGAGAGGGGGCTTTAGGGGTTTTTGCTTCCCCACAAAAGTGGgagaccgaaaaggcgaccagagggaggtgaatgagagccgattAAAAACTTTCACAAGCGAAAGTTCGGCCTATGATCCCAAGTGCGCACCCAACCCTTGATtcctaggtgaagtgtggaATAGCTATAGAGGAGCTACACAAACACAAAACAACCCTAGGAACAAACGAGAATAAACGCGGAAGCAAACGTGAAGAACATCACAAGATTCAGCACGgtatatatcaccggttgatccgacgtacaTAGACTTGagtacgtcggtttaaccgatgatacagagcctgcagcaCGAGAAAagcaagcaccggttgatccgacgtataggtttgaacagcgtcggttcaactggtgagaGAGACACACAAACGAACTCAgagagcaccggttgatccgacgaggAAAAGCTCAAAGCTCAATGCACCGGTGAAAGCAAAATGacaacgccggttgaaccgacgtagaATCAACTAAGACTTTAACAACCACGCTGGTGCAATACATCAGAAATCCTAAAACACGAATCTTGGCAAAACTCTGATCACCAGTTGATCCATTGGCAagcgccggttcaaccggtgataggaaAAAACTGCTCGTGCCCAGAAACAATTTTCCAGCCCGCGTTCTTGGAAAAACTCGATGATCGAAGggccaaatcaagtccaaatctcatcaaattttgtaggcatgatcacaaaggacttgtgaacatgtccacggaaggaatcgatgAATCACTCCAtgatttgggaggaatcgaggtATTACCGAGCAAGAACGAGGTTTTCGGGATTTTCTAAAAACTCGGTTCTTGAGGGCTCACGACCTACAGGAGTTTTAGCACACGGCTATGATGATTCAAGTCGCACAAAAGAGCCTTAAGGACCACAGCAACAAGTGGATGAATCCCCAAAACGTAGAACTCAAGAAATCGGAAGATTCAAACACCGAAAGCTCCAAATAGACACGAAATTGAATTCGATTCAAAaacccagagggcacaaggagggaagggtctcctttcccaatcacTCTCCGTACAAAGAGTCTCAAAAATCCATGGCTAAAACCTCAATCCCtagagaggagaagggaggaggaaggaagagGAGACAAAGGGGAGGGGCGCCGTCTGGCTCCAGGGGCAAGGCCACCCTTCTCTGCTGGCCTCCTTTTCCCTTTTATCCTCCTAACCTCCCTCtaaagactaaaatacccctaagagctgaaattaaactagaagacccgtaggggcaaaaccggaaaaagatacaaggactcatccgacggccaatgttctttcttcgagtcgaagttttctccgcgatgccgctgtggggatgaagatccggtccgcggttttggagggtccgcaaaacccgggtaggtggccggttttgagaaaaccgccaaaactccacacgcgggaagattcccgcctccacgccgttcccgcctcggccttctgactaGACGCCACTCGACGcctgtcacctcctcgcccgcagcgaggccctagacgccgtcgacgcccgttcctccgccagtcccgagaccgacgtccgtgcctccacgacttgacgtcttcaaccgccgttcgccaacttggttttgtggcgcaaaccaagaaacccgccatccaccggtgcttgcaccctcgatctaggagtggacgccacagctgccgcccggcccgagctccggtcccggctgcccttcaccgccgtccaccgcacagtccatcggccacagcacctccacggcagctctccgtcgacactcgacaccCGTGTACTTGCAACTAAAGActaagcacacgatcacaccgcacgattgacaattcactcatcacagctaGGAAaaggtactcaacattcctcgaAAAAGGATCGCCAAGTGCCAATAAGGTCACCAGCCCATGCTTTTTATCAGTGGTTACGAGCACGCCTGTGTCTAATCATGATTGTTCTCATTACCCAGCCGCGTATATGCGTCTTGTGTATCCCCCACAGCGCGGCGCACAAGATTCAGACGCGGGagaagcagcggcggcggcttgtgCTGTGTGTGACAAGGGAGCATCACCCCACATGAgcccctgcctgcctgccttttCGGCCCGAATAAAGCCATGCTCTTTCGGCGTGGCCCCGTCTTTTGCTTCGAGTTGTTTCCGAGGGAAGGAAGACGCGGCCGGAACAGCTGAGCTGAGCTAGGTGAAGCATGGCAAGAAAAGAACAGACCGAAAGCGAGAGGGCCCATGAGCGCGATACGGCGAGCGGAATATTTTGCTCCGACCTGGAGCGCACCACGGGGCGCGAGATCCGCAGCGCGCGCGCATTATTCATTTCGCTTCACCACCTTTCTCCGGAGGAATAATTATATCGCTGGCAACGAGAGCGAGCGAGCGTGATCTTTCGAAAACGAAAAAGAGAGCGAGCGAGCCTCGCTTCGCTCTTAGTGTTAGTGCTCCGTCGACCGGTGCTCCATCCACCACGGGCGAGTCGGCGAGAGGGACGGCGTCACCTCGTCCTCGCGTCGCACGCCGGCACAAACCGCTCCCACCTATGGCAACGGCGACagcgcgcgtgcgtgcgcggcGCGGAGCTGTCCCGCTCCACCCGTCCGATGTGCGCGCGGGCTGGTGTGGCGGGCACGGCTAGGGGAGCGACCCGGGCCGGTCGCCCACTAgtcgctcggcggcggcggcgtgtgccGTCGCGATCGGGCGCGATCCGTTCGCTGATGGGTAAAACCGGCGCGTGGTAATACCTGGCGTCTTCGGCTTGCGCGTTACGTGTGGCCTAGTGCAAGCGTGCAGCTGTGGTTTTCGGACGTGCCCTCGCTGGCGTGGCGCGTGAGACGTCGACAGCGGGGCAGGATATTTCGTGCGCATCCAGGTTCAGATACATCGATGGAGATGAGAGCAGCCGATATCTCGACAGGCCGGCCGGTACGTGTTGACGTGTTGTTGCCCTTGTCGGGCTGAACCGGGATGGCAAGCTGCCGCTGCAACCTTTAGCACATGGTACTAGACTGGAAGTCTGGAACGCAGCACGGCAGCAGCGGGTCGTGGGGACATTGACAAGAGTAACTTCGAGACTCTGGAGGTGGACAGCAAGCGGATGGATTGGCCCGGCCCCGGTGTCGACCGTGCGTCCCAGCTCGTTTGAAAAAGCGATGCGAGAGGCATGGACAGGCAGAACCTTCGTGCAACCCGCGCCATTGAGACATGTATGGAGGGCAGATGGCTCAGATTGGGCAGTGAAATTTTATGAGACGGACCGACGTGCCCGTGTAACCTTGCATAGGATAGGATCTACTATCCACACACTTGATTTCGGGCTAGACATCTCCAGGAGCAGTACGTAGGTTATTGGGCCGCATCGGAATGGCCAGAATGTGGTCATGCCTTGCCGTGGGCTTCTTTTACGTTTATACCTCTATCCTCCATTCCTCCTCGCTGCAAAAATGATTGAAGTCTTGTTTAATCCTGCAAAAATCTGGACGAAATGTACTGTAGTAATTTTCAAATAAAGTTTGAAAGGGctaaacatgatctaattataaaactaattacacagatggacgggaaatcgctagacgaatctattaagcccaattaatctatcattagagcatgtgttGCTGTAGtagtttagtgtctaatcacagcctaattagacttattagattcgtattgcaatttacaagcaaattgtgtaattagttttttgttTTGTCTATATTTAATTCTCATGCAGGTACCgcaatattcgatgtgatactTTTGGAAGTTTGAATTTTGGATTTAAACAAAGCCTGCATCGAGCTCGAGCAAAATTTTAAATTGTTAAATTGAATCATTAAATCAAATGGCATGTCCGCATGGTTTGCGCTTCGGGACACGATTTTTTGCCTATCTCAATAGAAATGTCAGAGAAGTATTATGAATATTAAATGTCATACAACATCAATAAATTTActgatatactccctccgtccagaTTTGATCTGCGCTCAAGTCTCTGGCACAAAGACCAACAAACTCATAAACCCATTCAAAAGCCGCGCAAAAGCATTTCCAGTATCGCGTCGTTTCCCGCGCGTACTGCATCCTGCCAATTAGGGCACGTACAACGCGCCGTAGTCAGCGGTCGACATGCAAGGATTTTTTCCAAACAGACCTCTCAcgacagtggcggagctagctAAAAATTTTAGGTGGAGCGGACTAGCGCGAGATACATGACTCATACTATTCAAGATCGCACTTTATTTCACACTTTCATAGGAAAATCACACGTATACGATACGAAAGGTTAATAAACGGTACATTTTAAGATCAAAGATGGTACCTTCCAAATAAAATGTCGTAGAATATTGAACACCACAATATAATTTCTTAATTCAATATACACCAGCATGGCAAGATCTAGGAATTAAGATAACCAACCTGCCAATTTGAAAAAGAGCAAGTATGTGATATGACATATAAGCAATAATATATGTAAAAAGTAGTGAGAACACATACCACTAGCAGTCTAGCATCTTAAGAAACCACTAATCATGTCTAGGTCTTCTCGGTGGTCTAGGCAAGTCAATTCTCCGATTTTTTGTGGCTTGAAATGTATTCTTGATTTCTTTTGCATCAATGCTTCTAAAGATTTCCTTCTCAATGTAGCACAATAACAAATCATTAAGCCATTCATCAGCCATCCTATTGCGTAGATCTGTCTTGATTATATTCATAGCTGAGAAGGCTCTTTCAACAGATGCAGTTGCCACTGGTAGAAGCAATGCTAGCTCAATAAGGCGATAGACCAATGGAAAATCAATGTCTTTCATGTTCAACCATCTTCATAGCCAAACTTGAAAAATCTTGACAGTCCTTGAAAAGG
This genomic interval carries:
- the LOC120672931 gene encoding tubby-like F-box protein 3; this translates as MSFRSIVRDVRDGFGSLSRRSFEVTLASIYGLTGHHKGKTHSSSHELDDSPSIIRESRWASLPPELIRDIIRRLEADESTWPARKHVVCFAAVCRTWREMCKEIVLSPEFCGKLTFPVSLKQPGPREGNTMIQCFIKRNKSKSTYHLYLCLSNVVTSESGKFLLSARRHRKATCTEYTISMDSGSTSRSSRTYIGKIRSNFLGTKFLIYDTQAPYNGAVVPPVGRTSRRFNSTKVSPKLPSVSYNIAQVSYELNVLGTRGPRRMRCIMHSIPASSVEPGGIVPGQPEQIVPRALEDSFRSTASFSQSFRSTTSLSKSIMDSSMDFNSARFSDIAGSSARFSGIGSSACISGIASGRLDHHEDSEIKERPLVLRNKPPRWHEQLQCWCLNFRGRVTIASVKNFQLIAATTPPPAGAPTPSQPTPDPDKVILQFGKVARDMFTMDYRYPLSAFQAFAICLSSFDTKLACE